A stretch of DNA from Alicyclobacillus acidocaldarius subsp. acidocaldarius Tc-4-1:
GGGGATGCGCAGATCACAGGCTGGGATCAGCATCAAAAGACCAACAAGGCCTCGGGCGATATCGGAGGCGATCACAACGTCGAGATCGCGGGGCTCCACGTGAATTACGACGCGGACGGGATGGACGGCGTCTTCCTGGATAGTGATCACAAAGCGGGCACCTTCGTGCGCCAGGGATAGCGCAGCGAGGTGCCCGCTGTTCGCGAACCTCAGGCTCTTGCGGCGGCCATTTTTTCGCGCAGTTTCTCGGTCAACTTCGGCACGATCTCGAACAGATCGCCCACGACACCGTAATCAGCGATCTCGAAGATGGGCGCTTCGGCGTCCTTGTTGATGGCGATGATGAGCTTCGACTGGCTCATCCCCGCGAGGTGCTGAATCGCGCCGCTGATGCCACATGCAATGTAGACGTCCGGCGTCACAACCTTGCCCGTCTGCCCAATCTGCAGGCTGTAGTCGCAGTATCCAGCGTCGCAGGCCGCGCGCGACGCGCCCACCGCAGCGTCCAAGACCTCCGCGAGCTCGTAGAGCGGCTTGAAGCCCTCTGCGCTCTTGACACCTCGGCCACCGGAAACCACCACGCGCGCCTCGGTGAGATCCCGGCCAGTGCTCGCCTTCTTCTGGACGTTCACCACCCGGGTTTTGACGTCGGCCGGTTCGTCAAACGCGCGCACGTCGACTTCCGTGGATCCGCCTTGTTCGGCGTCTGCGGGGAGGTTATTCGGGCGGACCGTCACTACATAGGGCGTCGACAAGACCCGCTTCGTCTCGAACGCCTTGCCCGCGTAGATCGGTCGCTTGAACAAAACGTCGCCGCCCTGCACATCGAGGCTCACCACGTCAGAGACCTGTGGTGCATCCAGTGCAGCCGAGATCTTCGGCGCCAGGTCGCGGCCGCCGGCCGTGTGTCCAAGCACCACCACGTCGGGCTGCACTTCGTCCAAGACAGGGCGCAGGGCGAGGTAATAGTGTTCCGAGTCATAGTTGGCCAGGGAATCGCCTTCAATGGCAATGACCTTGTCCTGAGGGTGCTGTGCGAGTTCGGCCGCTGCATCCTTCACCTGGCTCCCGATTACGACCGACACAATCGAACCGCCATCCGCAATCGCGCGCGCGGCCCCAAGCGCCTCCAGGGCGATCTGACGCAGTTTTCCGTCCCGCTGTTCCGCAATGACCAAAACTTTCTTCGGCATCGTTTCCTACCTCCCGTTGTTGTGTGACTCACCGCATGGCTTTACCGAAGCGCCTTGACGAGAATCTCGGCCAATTGCTCCGCCTGCTCGTCCGGGGTGCCGGTGATCTTCTGACCGGCCTGGCGCTTCGGCGGCAGGGTCACCTCGACGCGCTCCACTTTTGGGGCCACGTCGTCGCTCGACAGGCCGAGATCCGACAGCGTGAGGGTGGTAAGCGGTTTCTTCTTGGCCTTCATAATGTTAGGAAGCGATGGATAGCGCGGCTCGTTCAGTCCCTGTTGAGCCGTGAACAGAGCCGGAAGCGTCGCGGTCACAGTCTGGACATCGCCGTCAATCTCCCGGACGCCAGTCGCTTGATTGCCCTCGATGGTCAGCTTCGTGACCGCAGCGATGTGGGGGAGACCGAGTTGATGTGCGACGCGGATGGCCACCTGACCGGCTCCGTTGTCGACGGAAAAGTTGCCTGCGAGCAGAACATCAAACGACTTGTCCTTCA
This window harbors:
- a CDS encoding electron transfer flavoprotein subunit alpha/FixB family protein, which codes for MPKKVLVIAEQRDGKLRQIALEALGAARAIADGGSIVSVVIGSQVKDAAAELAQHPQDKVIAIEGDSLANYDSEHYYLALRPVLDEVQPDVVVLGHTAGGRDLAPKISAALDAPQVSDVVSLDVQGGDVLFKRPIYAGKAFETKRVLSTPYVVTVRPNNLPADAEQGGSTEVDVRAFDEPADVKTRVVNVQKKASTGRDLTEARVVVSGGRGVKSAEGFKPLYELAEVLDAAVGASRAACDAGYCDYSLQIGQTGKVVTPDVYIACGISGAIQHLAGMSQSKLIIAINKDAEAPIFEIADYGVVGDLFEIVPKLTEKLREKMAAARA
- a CDS encoding electron transfer flavoprotein subunit beta/FixA family protein gives rise to the protein MHVVVLMKQTFDTEERIRLVDGKIAEDGVKWIINPYDEYAVEEAIQLKENQGATVTVVSVGNENTTQALRTALAMGADEAVLIEAPELTDERAIAKAIVAYLKDKSFDVLLAGNFSVDNGAGQVAIRVAHQLGLPHIAAVTKLTIEGNQATGVREIDGDVQTVTATLPALFTAQQGLNEPRYPSLPNIMKAKKKPLTTLTLSDLGLSSDDVAPKVERVEVTLPPKRQAGQKITGTPDEQAEQLAEILVKALR